The Devosia sp. A16 genome includes a window with the following:
- the hslU gene encoding ATP-dependent protease ATPase subunit HslU, translating into MSDTNFSPREIVSELDRYIVGQHDAKRAVAVALRNRWRRQQLPDDLRAEVTPKNILMIGPTGVGKTEISRRLAKLAQAPFIKVEATKFTEVGYVGRDVEQIVRDLVEAGISLLRDKKRAEVQAQAHHNAEERVLDALVGSSASPSTRDSFRQKLRTNELDDKEIEIEMQPTGNPGGFEIPGMPGANIGVINIQDMLGKAFGGRGVKRKVKVKDAHAPLLAEEADKLLDQDQLNKEAVDLVENHGIAFIDEIDKIVNREGGYGGGVSREGVQRDLLPLIEGTTVSTKYGPVKTDHILFIASGAFHVAKPSDLLPELQGRLPIRVELKALTRQDLIGILNDTDASLIKQYVALMKTEGLTLDFAPDAIEAIADAAVHVNATVENIGARRLATILERLVEDISFDAPDKAGQTITIDKGYVDERIGKMAADTDLSRFVL; encoded by the coding sequence ATGAGTGATACCAATTTCTCCCCGCGCGAGATCGTCTCCGAGCTCGATCGCTACATCGTCGGCCAGCACGACGCCAAGCGCGCCGTCGCCGTGGCGCTGCGCAACCGCTGGCGCCGGCAGCAGCTCCCGGACGACCTGCGCGCCGAGGTCACCCCCAAGAACATCCTGATGATCGGGCCCACCGGCGTCGGCAAGACCGAGATCAGCCGGCGGCTGGCCAAGCTCGCCCAGGCGCCGTTCATCAAGGTCGAAGCGACCAAGTTCACCGAGGTCGGCTATGTCGGCCGCGACGTCGAGCAGATCGTGCGCGATCTGGTCGAAGCCGGCATCTCGCTGCTGCGCGACAAGAAGCGCGCCGAGGTGCAGGCACAGGCCCACCACAATGCCGAGGAGCGGGTGCTCGACGCACTGGTGGGCTCCTCCGCCTCGCCGTCGACCCGCGACAGTTTCCGGCAGAAGCTCCGCACCAACGAACTCGACGACAAGGAAATCGAGATCGAGATGCAGCCGACCGGCAACCCGGGGGGGTTCGAGATCCCCGGCATGCCGGGGGCCAATATCGGCGTGATCAACATCCAGGACATGCTGGGCAAGGCGTTCGGCGGCCGCGGCGTGAAGCGCAAGGTCAAGGTGAAGGACGCGCATGCGCCGCTGCTCGCCGAAGAAGCCGACAAGCTGCTCGACCAGGACCAGCTCAACAAGGAAGCGGTCGACCTGGTCGAGAACCACGGCATCGCCTTCATCGACGAGATCGACAAGATCGTGAACCGCGAAGGCGGTTATGGCGGTGGCGTCAGCCGCGAGGGCGTGCAGCGCGACCTGCTGCCGCTGATCGAAGGCACTACGGTTTCGACCAAGTACGGCCCGGTAAAGACCGACCACATCCTGTTCATCGCCTCGGGCGCCTTCCATGTGGCCAAGCCCTCGGACCTCCTGCCCGAGCTGCAGGGCCGCCTGCCGATCCGCGTCGAGCTCAAGGCGCTGACCCGCCAGGACCTGATCGGCATCCTCAACGACACCGACGCGAGCCTGATCAAGCAGTATGTGGCACTGATGAAGACCGAGGGCCTGACGCTCGACTTCGCCCCCGACGCGATCGAGGCGATCGCCGATGCGGCCGTGCACGTCAACGCCACGGTCGAAAATATCGGCGCCCGCCGGCTGGCCACCATTCTCGAGCGGCTGGTGGAGGACATCTCGTTCGACGCACCCGACAAGGCAGGCCAGACCATCACCATCGACAAGGGATATGTCGACGAGCGCATCGGCAAGATGGCGGCCGACACCGACCTCAGCCGGTTCGTGCTGTAG
- a CDS encoding GNAT family N-acetyltransferase gives MTKDNDRARRLYERHGFVIYGEDPRGLKVDGVFYDDYLMVLRLDEGSGK, from the coding sequence GTGACGAAGGACAATGACAGGGCCCGCCGGCTCTACGAGCGGCACGGGTTCGTGATCTATGGCGAAGACCCGCGCGGCCTCAAGGTCGATGGCGTCTTCTACGATGACTATCTCATGGTGCTGCGCCTCGATGAGGGCAGCGGAAAGTGA
- a CDS encoding GNAT family N-acetyltransferase — protein MSFAARRLVASDAEAYRGLRIEGLQDSPASFGSSLAEEIDKPASAWVDRLDKGFVFGLFDADGLVGTAGFYREAMLKSAHRGHLVGVYVSPGSRGQGGADLLIAAVIAEARRHVLQLHLA, from the coding sequence GTGAGCTTTGCGGCGCGGCGGCTCGTCGCTTCCGACGCGGAGGCCTATCGCGGCCTTCGAATCGAAGGACTGCAGGACTCGCCTGCCTCGTTCGGCTCGAGCCTCGCCGAGGAGATCGACAAGCCGGCCTCCGCCTGGGTCGACCGGCTCGACAAGGGCTTCGTGTTCGGGCTGTTCGATGCGGATGGCTTGGTCGGCACGGCCGGCTTTTATCGCGAGGCCATGCTGAAGTCGGCGCATCGCGGCCACCTCGTCGGGGTCTATGTCAGCCCCGGCTCACGCGGCCAGGGCGGCGCCGACCTGTTGATCGCCGCAGTGATCGCCGAAGCGCGCCGCCACGTGCTGCAGCTGCATCTGGCGTGA
- the hslV gene encoding ATP-dependent protease subunit HslV — translation MSNDNAFPGWHGTTIVAVRKGNKVVVAGDGQVSVGNTVMKHTAKKVRRLADGKVIGGFAGATADAFTLFERLEAKLIQYPDQLMRASVELAKDWRTDRYLRRLEAMMIVADKDVTLVLTGTGDVLTPDHSTIAIGSGGNYAYSAALALSENTDMDAEEIARKAMKIAAEVCIYTNENVTLEAIETGK, via the coding sequence ATGTCCAACGACAACGCGTTTCCCGGCTGGCACGGCACGACCATCGTCGCCGTCCGCAAGGGCAACAAGGTGGTGGTGGCCGGTGACGGACAGGTCTCGGTCGGCAACACCGTGATGAAGCATACCGCCAAGAAGGTCCGGCGCCTCGCCGACGGCAAGGTGATCGGCGGCTTCGCCGGCGCCACTGCCGACGCGTTCACGCTGTTCGAGCGGCTCGAAGCCAAGCTGATCCAGTACCCCGACCAGCTGATGCGCGCTTCGGTCGAGCTGGCGAAAGACTGGCGCACCGACCGGTACCTCCGCCGTCTCGAAGCAATGATGATCGTCGCCGACAAGGACGTGACCCTGGTGCTGACCGGCACCGGCGACGTGCTCACCCCCGATCACTCGACCATCGCCATCGGCTCGGGCGGCAACTACGCCTATTCGGCGGCACTGGCGTTGAGCGAGAACACCGACATGGACGCCGAGGAAATCGCCCGCAAGGCGATGAAGATCGCCGCCGAGGTCTGCATCTACACCAACGAGAACGTGACGCTCGAAGCAATCGAGACCGGCAAGTGA
- the hisB gene encoding imidazoleglycerol-phosphate dehydratase HisB has protein sequence MRTAEIKRKTNETDIQVSVNLDGSGKHDMRTGIGFLDHMLDQLSKHSLIDMTVRAQGDLHIDFHHTAEDVGIALGEAVRQALGDKKGIRRYASSDLPMDGTLTRVALDVSGRPFLVWKVEFTRDKVGEMDTELFREWFQAFAMNAGITLHVETFYGDNNHHIAESAFKALARALRSAVEIDPRAADAIPSTKGTL, from the coding sequence ATGCGCACTGCCGAGATCAAGCGAAAGACCAACGAGACCGATATTCAGGTGTCGGTAAACCTTGATGGCTCGGGCAAGCACGACATGCGGACCGGCATCGGCTTTCTCGATCACATGCTCGATCAGCTGTCGAAACACTCGCTGATCGACATGACCGTGCGCGCCCAGGGCGACCTGCATATCGATTTCCATCACACCGCAGAGGATGTCGGCATTGCGCTGGGGGAAGCGGTCCGCCAGGCGTTGGGCGACAAGAAGGGCATCCGGCGCTACGCCTCGTCCGACCTGCCGATGGATGGCACGCTGACCCGCGTCGCCCTCGATGTTTCGGGCCGGCCCTTCCTCGTCTGGAAAGTGGAGTTCACCCGCGACAAGGTGGGCGAGATGGATACCGAGCTGTTCCGCGAGTGGTTCCAGGCCTTCGCCATGAATGCCGGCATTACGCTGCACGTCGAAACCTTCTACGGCGACAACAACCACCATATCGCCGAGAGCGCTTTCAAGGCGCTGGCCCGAGCCTTGCGCTCGGCGGTGGAGATCGATCCGCGTGCCGCGGATGCGATCCCCTCGACCAAGGGCACGCTGTAG
- a CDS encoding DUF2628 domain-containing protein: protein MTLYSVYERPSDAPIAVADRFSWSAALLPPVHALLHGLWLLLGVWVLGALAIIALSMLVGGEAAFWLYALFAALIGFEAASFRRVKAAKRGGLYRTEIVAAGEDLALVDYLKRQTR, encoded by the coding sequence GTGACCCTCTATTCCGTCTACGAGCGCCCGAGCGATGCGCCCATTGCGGTGGCCGATCGCTTCTCCTGGTCTGCAGCTCTGCTGCCGCCGGTGCATGCGCTCCTCCACGGGTTGTGGTTGCTGCTTGGCGTGTGGGTCCTCGGGGCCCTCGCGATCATCGCCCTGAGCATGCTGGTCGGCGGCGAAGCGGCGTTCTGGCTCTACGCCCTGTTCGCCGCCCTGATCGGTTTTGAAGCCGCAAGCTTCCGTCGGGTGAAGGCAGCCAAGCGCGGTGGCCTCTACCGCACGGAGATCGTTGCCGCCGGCGAGGACCTGGCGTTGGTCGACTACTTGAAGCGGCAGACCCGATGA
- the hisH gene encoding imidazole glycerol phosphate synthase subunit HisH, producing the protein MSTVTIIDYGSGNLRSAAKAFERAAREAGTGDEILVTDDVEAVRRADRIVLPGVGAFADCRAGLDAVTGMVEVLEERVIRGGVPFLGICVGMQLMATEGREKTITRGLGWIPGAVVRLEPEGDLKVPHMGWNTLRFHRAHPVLAGIPDGSNGLHAYFVHSYHMAVDRPELLVASADYGQQVTAIVGRDNLLGTQFHPEKSQTLGLTLIRNFLGWKP; encoded by the coding sequence ATGAGCACCGTCACCATCATCGATTACGGCTCGGGCAACCTCCGCTCGGCCGCCAAGGCCTTCGAGCGCGCCGCTCGCGAAGCCGGTACCGGCGACGAGATCCTCGTCACCGATGACGTCGAGGCGGTGCGCCGCGCCGATCGCATCGTCTTGCCGGGCGTCGGCGCCTTCGCCGATTGCCGCGCCGGCCTCGATGCCGTGACCGGCATGGTCGAGGTGCTCGAGGAGCGGGTGATCAGGGGAGGCGTGCCGTTCCTCGGCATCTGCGTCGGCATGCAGCTGATGGCGACCGAGGGTAGGGAAAAGACCATCACCAGGGGCCTCGGCTGGATTCCCGGCGCGGTGGTGCGGCTCGAGCCCGAAGGTGATCTCAAGGTGCCGCATATGGGCTGGAACACCCTGCGCTTCCACCGCGCCCACCCGGTGCTGGCAGGCATCCCCGACGGCTCCAATGGGCTGCACGCCTATTTCGTCCACTCCTACCATATGGCGGTGGACCGTCCGGAACTCCTGGTCGCCAGCGCCGATTATGGGCAGCAGGTGACCGCCATCGTCGGCCGCGACAACCTGCTGGGCACCCAGTTCCATCCGGAAAAGAGCCAGACGCTCGGTCTGACGCTGATCCGCAACTTCTTGGGGTGGAAGCCGTGA
- the hisA gene encoding 1-(5-phosphoribosyl)-5-[(5-phosphoribosylamino)methylideneamino]imidazole-4-carboxamide isomerase yields the protein MILFPAIDLKDGQCVRLKLGDMQQATVFNDDPAAQAKSFEDQGFEYLHVVDLNGAFAGRSVNGEAVEAILEAVSFPVQLGGGIRSIAHIEAWLARGLARVILGTVAVRDPSLVREAARLFPGRVAVGIDARGGKVAVEGWAETSELTAIELGKRFEGAGVAAIIYTDIDRDGVLKGINWPSTLELAEAVSIPVIASGGLASMDDIRTMTEPRYQILEGAISGRALYDGRIDSREAIALLKGRAA from the coding sequence ATGATTCTCTTTCCCGCCATCGACCTCAAGGATGGCCAGTGCGTGCGCCTGAAGCTGGGCGACATGCAGCAGGCGACCGTGTTCAACGACGATCCGGCGGCGCAGGCGAAATCGTTCGAGGATCAGGGCTTCGAGTACCTGCACGTCGTCGACCTCAACGGCGCCTTCGCCGGCAGGAGCGTCAATGGCGAAGCGGTCGAAGCCATCCTCGAGGCCGTGAGCTTTCCGGTGCAGCTGGGTGGCGGGATCCGGTCGATCGCCCATATCGAGGCGTGGCTCGCCCGCGGCCTCGCCCGCGTCATTCTCGGCACCGTCGCGGTGCGCGATCCCTCGCTGGTGCGCGAAGCCGCGCGGCTGTTCCCCGGCCGGGTGGCGGTCGGCATCGATGCGCGCGGCGGCAAGGTGGCGGTGGAAGGCTGGGCGGAAACCTCCGAGCTGACCGCGATCGAGCTCGGCAAGCGTTTCGAAGGGGCAGGGGTGGCGGCGATCATCTATACCGATATCGATCGCGACGGGGTGCTTAAGGGCATCAACTGGCCCTCGACCCTCGAGCTCGCCGAAGCCGTGTCGATCCCGGTGATCGCTTCGGGCGGGCTTGCCTCGATGGACGACATCCGGACCATGACCGAACCGCGCTACCAGATCCTCGAGGGCGCCATCTCGGGGCGCGCTCTCTATGACGGGCGCATTGATTCACGTGAAGCAATAGCGCTGCTCAAGGGCCGCGCCGCGTGA
- the hisF gene encoding imidazole glycerol phosphate synthase subunit HisF yields the protein MSLKTRIIPCLDVKDGRVVKGVQFVDLIDAGDPVEAAIAYNAAGADELTFLDITASHENRDTIFDVVARTAEHCFMPVTVGGGIRKLEDIRKLLLAGADKVSINSAAVSDPDFIARAADKFGDQCIVVSVDARQRQTRAPGQHNVDEWEIYTHGGRNPTGLDAVEFATRMVERGAGELLVTSMDRDGTKSGFDLKLTRAIADAVHVPVVASGGVGSLDDLVDGVKEGHASAVLAASIFHFGTYTVGQAKDYMERHGIPMRRDSNAGELL from the coding sequence ATGAGTCTCAAGACCCGCATCATTCCTTGCCTCGACGTCAAAGACGGCCGCGTCGTCAAGGGCGTGCAGTTCGTCGATCTGATCGATGCCGGCGATCCGGTCGAAGCCGCCATAGCCTACAACGCTGCCGGGGCCGATGAGCTGACCTTCCTCGACATTACCGCCAGCCACGAGAATCGCGACACTATCTTCGACGTGGTGGCGCGCACCGCCGAGCACTGCTTCATGCCGGTGACGGTGGGCGGCGGGATCAGGAAGCTCGAGGATATCCGCAAGCTCCTGCTGGCCGGCGCCGACAAGGTTTCGATCAACTCGGCCGCCGTGAGCGACCCCGATTTCATCGCCCGCGCCGCCGACAAGTTCGGCGACCAGTGCATCGTCGTTTCGGTCGATGCCCGGCAGCGCCAGACCCGCGCGCCGGGGCAGCACAATGTCGACGAATGGGAAATCTACACCCATGGCGGCCGCAACCCGACCGGGCTCGACGCGGTGGAGTTCGCCACGAGAATGGTCGAGCGTGGCGCCGGCGAGCTGCTGGTCACCTCGATGGATCGCGACGGCACCAAGTCGGGCTTTGACCTCAAGCTCACCCGCGCCATCGCCGACGCGGTGCACGTGCCGGTGGTCGCCTCGGGCGGCGTCGGCTCGCTCGACGATCTGGTCGACGGGGTGAAAGAGGGGCACGCCTCGGCAGTGCTTGCCGCCTCGATCTTTCACTTCGGCACCTACACGGTAGGCCAGGCCAAGGACTATATGGAGCGCCACGGCATCCCGATGCGGCGCGATTCCAATGCGGGAGAGTTGTTGTGA
- a CDS encoding phosphoribosyl-ATP diphosphatase, translated as MSFTLEDLDKRIAVRAGASPDESYTAKLLAGGVERCAKKFGEEAAEIIIAAVTKDRKGTEGEASDVLYHLLVLLRAAGVPLSDVLAQLERRTAQSGLEEKASRGKVQG; from the coding sequence GTGAGCTTCACCCTCGAAGACCTGGACAAGCGCATCGCCGTCCGTGCCGGCGCCTCGCCCGATGAGAGCTATACCGCCAAGCTCCTGGCCGGTGGCGTCGAGCGCTGCGCCAAGAAGTTCGGCGAGGAAGCGGCGGAAATCATCATCGCCGCGGTGACCAAGGACCGGAAGGGCACCGAGGGCGAAGCGTCCGACGTGCTCTATCACCTCTTGGTGCTGCTGCGCGCCGCCGGCGTGCCGCTCAGCGACGTGCTGGCGCAGCTCGAGCGCCGTACCGCGCAATCGGGCCTCGAAGAGAAGGCGTCGCGCGGGAAGGTTCAGGGCTGA
- the coaA gene encoding type I pantothenate kinase, protein MGARKLELAPYHYFSKAEWSGFRADEPMTLDADDVKRLRALTDPISFTEAEEIYLPLSRLISLYVEATQELHRASTKFLGADGRKVPYIIGVAGSVAVGKSTTSRILKALLSRWPSSPKVDLVTTDGFLYSNAKLDELQLADRKGFPESYDRGALIRFLSDIKSGKPDVKVPVYSHLVYDVIDGEFVTIDRPDILIVEGLNILQPGELPKSGKPILFASDFLDFSIFIDADENDLTTWFMERFRRLRETAFADPKSFFHRFTQMSSEEADAFGMWAWTEINLPNLRDNIQPTRSRADLVLTKGPSHTIERVALRKV, encoded by the coding sequence ATGGGGGCAAGAAAGCTCGAGCTCGCGCCGTACCACTATTTCAGCAAGGCCGAGTGGAGCGGTTTCCGCGCCGACGAGCCGATGACGCTCGACGCCGACGACGTCAAACGCCTGCGCGCCCTGACCGACCCGATCTCGTTCACCGAAGCCGAAGAGATCTACCTGCCGCTGAGCCGGCTGATCTCGCTCTATGTCGAGGCGACGCAGGAGCTGCACCGGGCCTCGACCAAATTCCTCGGCGCCGACGGCCGCAAGGTGCCCTATATCATCGGCGTTGCCGGCTCGGTGGCGGTAGGCAAATCCACCACCTCGCGCATCCTGAAGGCGCTGCTGAGCCGCTGGCCGAGCTCCCCCAAGGTCGACCTCGTCACCACCGACGGCTTTCTCTATTCCAACGCGAAACTCGATGAGCTGCAGCTCGCCGACCGCAAGGGCTTTCCCGAGAGCTACGATCGCGGCGCGCTGATCCGCTTCCTTTCCGACATCAAGTCGGGCAAGCCCGACGTGAAGGTGCCGGTCTACTCGCACCTCGTCTACGACGTGATCGACGGCGAGTTCGTCACCATCGACCGGCCCGACATTCTGATCGTGGAAGGGCTCAACATCCTGCAGCCGGGCGAGCTGCCGAAATCCGGCAAGCCGATCCTGTTCGCTTCGGATTTTCTCGACTTCTCGATCTTCATCGATGCCGACGAGAACGACCTGACCACCTGGTTCATGGAGCGCTTCCGGCGCCTCCGCGAAACCGCCTTCGCCGACCCCAAGAGCTTCTTCCATCGCTTCACCCAGATGAGCAGCGAGGAAGCTGACGCGTTCGGCATGTGGGCGTGGACGGAGATCAACCTGCCGAACCTGCGCGACAACATCCAGCCGACGCGCAGCCGCGCCGATCTTGTGCTGACCAAGGGGCCAAGCCACACCATCGAGCGGGTGGCGCTGCGGAAGGTTTAG
- a CDS encoding adenosine kinase, translating into MAEARFDVLTIGNAIVDVIAPIDPGFLEREGLSEGIMHLVDAERSAYLYERMPADKRQISGGSSANTAAGVASLGGRASFVGKVADDDLGDVFADDLKRIGVHYGVSRLSDGPATARSMILLSSDGERTMNTYLGACHQLTTADIKEDEIGAATVTYMEGFLWDPTEAKKAFVMAAHYAHKHERAASFTLSDPFCVNRYRDEFLDLIRSKTMDIVFGNVEELKSLYQTDLHGAVQAIAKDAELAAITMGAEGAMVVHQGEIITVPAYAVKEVVDVTGAGDLFASGFLLAIARERDFRTALQAGCLAASEVISHIGARPVADLQALAAEKGIAI; encoded by the coding sequence ATGGCCGAGGCCCGGTTCGACGTTCTAACCATCGGCAACGCCATCGTCGACGTCATAGCTCCCATCGATCCCGGCTTCCTCGAGCGCGAGGGGCTGTCGGAAGGCATCATGCATCTGGTCGATGCCGAACGCTCGGCCTATCTCTACGAGCGCATGCCGGCCGACAAGCGCCAGATCTCGGGCGGCAGCTCGGCCAACACGGCGGCGGGCGTCGCCTCGCTCGGCGGGCGCGCCTCGTTCGTCGGCAAGGTAGCGGACGATGACCTGGGCGACGTGTTCGCCGACGATCTCAAGCGCATCGGCGTGCATTACGGTGTGTCGCGGCTCAGCGATGGCCCAGCCACCGCCCGGTCGATGATCCTGCTCTCGTCGGACGGCGAGCGGACGATGAACACCTATCTGGGCGCCTGCCACCAGCTGACCACCGCCGACATCAAGGAAGACGAGATCGGGGCGGCCACCGTCACTTACATGGAAGGGTTCCTGTGGGATCCGACCGAGGCCAAGAAGGCCTTCGTGATGGCGGCGCATTACGCGCACAAGCACGAGCGCGCTGCCTCGTTCACGCTGTCGGACCCGTTCTGCGTGAACCGCTACCGCGACGAGTTCCTCGACCTGATCCGCTCCAAGACCATGGATATCGTGTTCGGCAACGTCGAGGAACTGAAGTCGCTGTACCAGACGGACCTGCATGGTGCGGTGCAGGCCATCGCCAAGGACGCCGAACTCGCCGCGATCACCATGGGCGCCGAGGGCGCCATGGTGGTGCACCAGGGCGAGATCATCACCGTTCCGGCTTACGCCGTGAAAGAAGTGGTCGACGTTACCGGCGCCGGCGACCTGTTCGCTTCGGGGTTCCTCTTGGCGATCGCGCGGGAACGCGACTTCCGCACGGCGCTGCAGGCGGGGTGCCTGGCTGCGAGCGAAGTGATTTCGCATATCGGCGCGAGGCCGGTGGCGGATTTGCAGGCGTTGGCGGCCGAGAAGGGGATTGCGATTTAG
- a CDS encoding TetR/AcrR family transcriptional regulator, which translates to MSTSETPDRYHHGDLRRALVEAALELLIEGGTEALGMRELARRVGVSAAAPYRHFRDKQALIQAVAAAGFALFREAVEGAKTDVAPEEQLGAMAEAYVQFALSYPRLYKLMFSSELGKFEDKDLRRAADAAYESLAVAAAKADPDAPGEAAISAWAFVHGLSMLLLDEQLLGVSAANATPLIRALTRRHAQRFGKPPAA; encoded by the coding sequence ATGTCAACATCCGAGACACCCGACCGTTACCATCATGGCGACCTCCGGCGTGCGCTGGTCGAGGCGGCGCTGGAACTGCTGATCGAGGGTGGCACCGAGGCGCTAGGGATGCGCGAGCTGGCCCGGCGGGTCGGCGTCTCAGCGGCCGCGCCCTACCGGCATTTCCGCGACAAGCAGGCCCTGATCCAGGCAGTTGCGGCAGCCGGCTTCGCGCTGTTCCGCGAAGCCGTGGAAGGGGCGAAGACGGACGTGGCGCCGGAGGAGCAGTTGGGTGCCATGGCCGAGGCCTATGTGCAGTTCGCGCTCAGCTATCCACGGCTCTACAAGCTGATGTTCTCGTCGGAACTCGGCAAGTTCGAGGACAAGGACCTGCGGCGCGCCGCCGACGCCGCCTATGAAAGCCTCGCGGTCGCAGCCGCGAAGGCCGATCCCGATGCTCCCGGCGAAGCGGCAATCAGCGCCTGGGCGTTCGTGCACGGCCTTTCCATGCTGCTGCTCGACGAGCAGTTGCTCGGCGTTTCCGCCGCCAATGCCACCCCGCTCATCCGGGCGCTGACCCGCCGACATGCGCAGCGGTTCGGCAAGCCGCCCGCCGCCTGA
- a CDS encoding DUF2214 family protein: MTDLSLAIAHHLAVFTLVAVFAAEFALLRPGIDGRRLGQLGALDRAYGGIAMLVIVVGILRVIFGAAGWQYYVGNWVFWAKMIAFAGVGLASIQPTVAILRWVKAAKTDAGFSPPPAEVSAARRFLYLQAALLVLIPSFAAAMARGYGV; this comes from the coding sequence ATGACCGACCTGAGCCTCGCCATTGCCCACCACCTTGCCGTCTTCACCCTGGTGGCGGTCTTCGCCGCCGAGTTCGCTTTGCTGCGCCCGGGCATCGACGGTCGGCGCCTCGGCCAGCTCGGGGCACTCGATCGTGCCTATGGCGGGATCGCCATGCTGGTCATCGTCGTCGGCATCCTCAGGGTGATCTTCGGCGCCGCCGGCTGGCAGTATTATGTCGGCAACTGGGTATTCTGGGCCAAGATGATCGCCTTCGCCGGGGTCGGGCTCGCCTCGATCCAGCCGACGGTGGCGATCCTGCGCTGGGTGAAGGCCGCGAAGACGGATGCCGGGTTCAGTCCGCCGCCAGCCGAAGTGTCCGCAGCGCGGCGCTTCCTCTATCTCCAGGCCGCGCTCCTGGTGCTCATCCCGAGTTTCGCCGCTGCGATGGCGCGCGGGTATGGGGTGTAG
- the nth gene encoding endonuclease III: MAQQKVKRLPKADVEAIFGAFAAAEPEPKGELDYVNPFTLLVAVVLSAQATDAGVNKATKLLFQLADTPEKMVGLGVAEIEDKIKTIGLFRNKAKNVFALSQQLIEQFGSKVPEDREALESLPGVGRKTANVVLNIAFRQPTIAVDTHLFRVANRTGLAPGKTPLEVETGLLKVVPDQYLLHAHHWLILHGRYICKARKPDCWRCIIREWCRFEPKTPPPKGT, translated from the coding sequence ATGGCGCAGCAAAAAGTGAAGCGACTGCCGAAAGCAGATGTCGAAGCCATTTTCGGCGCTTTTGCGGCGGCGGAGCCCGAACCGAAGGGCGAGCTCGACTATGTGAACCCCTTCACCCTGCTGGTCGCGGTGGTGCTTTCCGCCCAGGCAACAGATGCCGGGGTTAACAAGGCGACGAAGCTCTTGTTCCAGCTGGCGGATACGCCCGAGAAGATGGTCGGCCTCGGCGTCGCCGAGATCGAGGACAAGATCAAGACCATCGGACTGTTCCGCAACAAGGCCAAAAACGTCTTCGCGCTGAGCCAGCAGCTGATCGAACAGTTCGGCTCGAAAGTGCCCGAGGATCGCGAGGCGCTCGAGAGCCTGCCTGGGGTGGGACGGAAAACGGCGAACGTGGTGCTCAACATCGCCTTCCGGCAACCGACCATCGCAGTCGACACCCATCTGTTCCGCGTCGCCAACCGCACTGGCCTCGCGCCGGGAAAGACGCCGCTCGAGGTCGAGACGGGGCTGCTGAAAGTCGTGCCGGACCAATATCTGCTGCACGCGCACCACTGGCTGATTCTGCACGGCCGCTACATCTGCAAGGCGCGCAAGCCCGACTGCTGGCGCTGCATCATTCGTGAGTGGTGCCGGTTCGAACCGAAGACCCCACCGCCGAAGGGAACGTGA
- a CDS encoding DUF2244 domain-containing protein — protein MTTQTQARPLFAAKLTPHRSLGRKGFRVVIVLVAVLATIPGIIFFSMGAWPIVGFLGLDVALIWWAMRSSQRDGKRYEEVTLWPDQLELKQVDGAGKETLSRFNPYFVKLVVDRDYNERTVALHLRTRERDIVLGQFLNQDEKSSFAKAFGTALKRARV, from the coding sequence ATGACGACCCAAACGCAAGCGAGGCCGCTCTTCGCGGCAAAGCTGACGCCCCATCGATCGCTGGGACGCAAGGGCTTTCGTGTCGTCATTGTTCTCGTGGCAGTTCTCGCCACCATCCCGGGGATCATCTTCTTCTCGATGGGCGCCTGGCCGATCGTCGGCTTCCTCGGTCTGGACGTCGCGCTGATCTGGTGGGCGATGCGTTCGAGCCAGCGCGACGGCAAGCGCTATGAGGAAGTGACGCTTTGGCCCGACCAGCTCGAGCTGAAGCAGGTCGACGGTGCCGGCAAGGAAACCCTGAGCCGCTTCAACCCCTATTTCGTCAAGCTGGTGGTCGACCGCGACTACAACGAGCGCACGGTGGCGCTGCATCTGAGGACGCGCGAGCGCGATATCGTGCTCGGCCAGTTCCTCAACCAGGACGAGAAGTCGAGCTTTGCCAAGGCGTTCGGCACTGCGCTGAAGCGGGCACGGGTTTAG